One Haemorhous mexicanus isolate bHaeMex1 chromosome 19, bHaeMex1.pri, whole genome shotgun sequence genomic window carries:
- the SNRPD3 gene encoding small nuclear ribonucleoprotein Sm D3, which translates to MSIGVPIKVLHEAEGHIVTCETNTGEVYRGKLIEAEDNMNCQMSNITVTYRDGRVAQLEQVYIRGSKIRFLILPDMLKNAPMLKSMKNKNQGSGAGRGKAAILKAQVAARGRGRGMGRGNIFQKRR; encoded by the exons atGTCGATTGGAGTGCCAATCAAGGTCCTGCACGAGGCCGAGGGCCACATCGTGACCTGTGAGACCAACACAGGAGAAGTTTATCGAGGCAAACTTATCGAAGCTGAAGACAACATGAATTGTCAG ATGTCCAACATAACAGTGACCTACAGAGATGGACGGGTGGCACAGCTCGAGCAGGTGTACATCAGGGGCAGCAAGATACGGTTCCTTATCTTACCAGATATGTTGAAGAATGCTCCTATGCTAAAGAGCATGAAGAATAAAAACCAGGGTTCTGGAGCTGGGCGAGGGAAAGCAGCTATTCTCAAAGCTCAAG tggCTGCAAGAGGAAGAGGCCGTGGTATGGGTCGTGGCAACATCTTCCAGAAGCGAAGATAA